A genomic window from Streptomyces broussonetiae includes:
- a CDS encoding PadR family transcriptional regulator yields the protein MSIGHTLLGLLESGPRHGYDLKRAFDEKFGHDRPLHYGQVYSTMSRLLKHGLVEVDGIEAGGGPERKRYAITEAGITDVEKWLATPEKPEEYLQSTLYTKVVLALLTHRDAADILDTQRAEHLRSMRILTDRKRKGDLADQLICDHALFHLEADLRWLELTAARLDKLRAAVTR from the coding sequence ATGTCCATCGGTCACACCCTGCTGGGGCTCCTGGAGTCCGGCCCGCGTCACGGCTACGACCTGAAGCGGGCCTTTGACGAGAAGTTCGGTCACGACCGGCCGCTGCACTACGGCCAGGTCTATTCCACGATGTCCCGACTGCTGAAGCACGGCCTCGTGGAAGTCGACGGGATCGAGGCGGGCGGCGGCCCCGAACGCAAGCGGTACGCCATCACCGAAGCCGGCATCACCGACGTGGAGAAGTGGCTGGCGACCCCGGAGAAGCCGGAGGAGTACCTCCAGTCGACCCTGTACACCAAGGTCGTCCTCGCCCTGCTGACCCACCGCGACGCGGCCGACATCCTCGACACCCAGCGCGCCGAGCACCTGCGCAGCATGCGGATCCTGACCGACCGCAAGCGCAAGGGCGACCTCGCGGACCAGCTGATCTGCGACCACGCGCTGTTCCATCTGGAGGCCGACCTGCGGTGGCTGGAGCTGACCGCGGCGCGTCTGGACAAGCTCCGTGCGGCGGTGACCCGATGA
- a CDS encoding ABC transporter ATP-binding protein has translation MTAPAGSLLAAENLHKVYGPTVALDGAEFSIHPGEVVAVMGPSGSGKSTLLHCLAGIVPPDSGSILYDGRELAGMSDAERSALRRSEFGFVFQFGQLVPELTCVENVALPLRLNGTSRKQAEKAALSWMERLEVDDLRGKRPGEVSGGQGQRVAVARSLVTGPRVVFADEPTGALDSLNGERVMELLTDAARSSNAAVVLVTHEARVAAYSDREIVVRDGKSRDMERAL, from the coding sequence ATGACCGCACCCGCCGGCTCCCTGCTCGCCGCCGAGAACCTGCACAAGGTCTACGGCCCCACGGTCGCGCTCGACGGCGCCGAGTTCTCCATCCACCCCGGCGAGGTCGTCGCCGTCATGGGCCCCTCCGGCTCCGGCAAGTCGACACTGCTGCACTGCCTCGCCGGCATCGTCCCGCCGGACTCCGGCTCCATCCTCTACGACGGCCGGGAACTGGCCGGGATGAGCGATGCCGAGCGCAGTGCCCTCAGGCGCTCGGAGTTCGGGTTCGTCTTCCAGTTCGGCCAGCTGGTGCCCGAGTTGACCTGCGTCGAGAACGTGGCCCTGCCGCTGCGGCTGAACGGCACCTCGCGCAAGCAGGCCGAGAAGGCCGCGCTGAGCTGGATGGAGCGGCTCGAGGTGGACGACCTCAGGGGCAAGCGGCCCGGTGAGGTCTCCGGCGGCCAGGGCCAGCGCGTCGCGGTGGCGCGGTCGCTGGTCACCGGGCCCCGGGTGGTCTTCGCCGACGAGCCGACCGGCGCGCTGGACTCCCTCAACGGCGAGCGTGTGATGGAGCTGCTGACCGACGCGGCCCGCTCCTCCAATGCGGCCGTCGTCCTCGTCACGCACGAGGCCCGGGTGGCCGCCTACTCCGACCGCGAGATCGTCGTACGCGACGGCAAGTCCCGGGACATGGAGCGCGCCCTGTGA
- a CDS encoding transglycosylase domain-containing protein: MGRAEERRARQRGGHRAAPRRRRSQPTATATGSPSAPAAGKRPKGRIRRLFTWKKILGTFLGLVVLVIGAFVALYMTIDIPAGNATAQLQSNIYKYSDGTMLARTGELNRESVDLAEVPKDVQRTFVAAENKTFYQDAGVDLRGTGRGILNTLMGRGTQGGSTITQQYVKNYYLDQNQTVTRKLKELVISLKLDRQKSKDYILAGYINTSYYGRGAYGIQAAAQAYYHKDAKNLTVQEGAYLAALLQAPNQYDWALATDTGKKLAVARWNYVLDNMVKQHWLDAGKRQAMTFPTPKAPKAAPDMKGQTGYLVDAANASLEKQLVAQGSAASIGDAEALVKKGGWTITLNIDKKKQRRLEQAVTDQLTSKLNAKKRSVDGDVQPGAVSVDPATGKVLAMYGGTDYFKHFTNNATRRDYQPASTFKPVILAAAVDEGAQTQDGRAIGASTIYDGTSGRQVVDHGSKVGFGPPNEDDQDYGNITVQTAMNQSVNSVFAQMGVDVGMDKVMATAGKLGMDTKGMEAVPAQTLGSMGASPMEMAGIYATLDNHGKKVTPAIIKSAQHKDSTVSLPDPIGDQVISRTAADTVTSVLTGVVDDGTANQSVASNPERNGQQVAGKTGTSDNNKSAWFTGYTPGLVTSVGLFGESAKTHAQVPLTGATGLITTGGGRINGGSYPAKIWAAYTFGAMGDVSKFDLDTTQGAAVQPTYTPTTPSTPSNTPSHTPSSKPPTSTPPSHTPTQTPTQTPTQTPTQTPTQTPTQTPTGGITNNPLDPGASSGQGFGQ, from the coding sequence ATGGGACGAGCGGAAGAGAGACGAGCGCGACAGCGCGGCGGCCACCGCGCGGCGCCCAGGCGTCGCCGCTCGCAGCCCACGGCGACCGCCACCGGCTCGCCGTCCGCGCCGGCGGCCGGCAAGCGTCCCAAGGGCCGAATACGCCGGCTCTTCACCTGGAAGAAGATCCTCGGCACGTTCCTCGGTCTCGTGGTGCTCGTCATCGGCGCCTTCGTCGCGCTGTACATGACGATCGACATCCCGGCCGGCAACGCCACCGCCCAGCTGCAGAGCAACATCTACAAGTACAGCGACGGCACGATGCTCGCCCGCACCGGCGAACTCAACCGGGAGAGCGTCGACCTCGCCGAAGTCCCCAAGGACGTCCAGCGCACCTTCGTGGCGGCCGAGAACAAGACCTTCTACCAGGACGCCGGCGTCGACCTCAGGGGCACCGGCCGCGGCATCCTCAACACCCTCATGGGGCGCGGCACGCAGGGCGGTTCGACGATCACCCAGCAGTACGTCAAGAACTACTACCTGGACCAGAACCAGACCGTCACGCGCAAGCTGAAGGAACTGGTCATCTCGCTCAAGCTGGACCGCCAGAAGTCCAAGGACTACATCCTCGCGGGCTACATCAACACCAGCTACTACGGCCGCGGCGCCTACGGCATCCAGGCCGCGGCGCAGGCGTACTACCACAAGGACGCCAAGAACCTCACGGTCCAGGAGGGCGCCTACCTCGCGGCGCTGCTGCAGGCGCCGAACCAGTACGACTGGGCGCTCGCCACCGACACGGGCAAGAAGCTGGCGGTGGCCCGCTGGAACTACGTCCTGGACAACATGGTCAAGCAGCACTGGCTGGACGCGGGCAAGCGCCAGGCCATGACCTTCCCGACGCCCAAGGCACCCAAGGCGGCCCCCGACATGAAGGGGCAGACCGGCTACCTGGTGGACGCGGCCAACGCGTCCCTGGAGAAGCAACTGGTCGCCCAGGGCAGCGCCGCCAGCATCGGCGACGCCGAGGCGCTGGTGAAGAAGGGCGGCTGGACCATCACGCTCAACATCGACAAGAAGAAGCAGCGCCGGCTGGAGCAGGCCGTCACGGACCAGCTGACCAGCAAGCTGAACGCGAAGAAGCGCTCGGTCGACGGAGACGTCCAGCCCGGTGCCGTGTCCGTCGACCCGGCGACGGGCAAGGTCCTCGCCATGTACGGCGGCACGGATTACTTCAAGCACTTCACCAACAACGCGACCCGCCGCGACTACCAGCCCGCCTCCACCTTCAAGCCGGTGATCCTCGCCGCCGCCGTGGACGAGGGCGCCCAGACGCAGGACGGCCGGGCGATCGGCGCGAGCACGATCTACGACGGCACGAGCGGCCGTCAGGTCGTCGACCACGGCAGCAAGGTCGGCTTCGGCCCGCCGAACGAGGACGACCAGGACTACGGCAACATCACCGTCCAGACGGCGATGAACCAGTCCGTCAACTCCGTCTTCGCGCAGATGGGTGTCGACGTGGGCATGGACAAGGTGATGGCCACGGCCGGCAAGCTCGGCATGGACACCAAGGGCATGGAGGCGGTGCCCGCGCAGACGCTGGGCTCCATGGGCGCGAGCCCGATGGAGATGGCCGGCATCTACGCGACCCTCGACAACCACGGCAAGAAGGTCACCCCGGCGATCATCAAGTCGGCCCAGCACAAGGACAGTACGGTCTCCCTGCCGGACCCGATCGGCGACCAGGTGATCAGCCGGACCGCGGCCGACACGGTCACCTCGGTGCTCACCGGCGTGGTCGACGACGGTACGGCCAACCAGTCGGTGGCGAGCAACCCGGAGCGCAACGGCCAGCAGGTGGCCGGCAAGACGGGTACGTCCGACAACAACAAGTCGGCCTGGTTCACCGGCTACACGCCCGGCCTGGTCACCTCGGTCGGCCTGTTCGGCGAGTCCGCCAAGACCCACGCACAGGTGCCGCTGACGGGCGCCACGGGCCTGATCACCACGGGCGGCGGGCGTATCAACGGCGGCAGCTACCCGGCGAAGATCTGGGCCGCGTACACCTTCGGGGCGATGGGCGACGTCAGCAAGTTCGACCTGGACACCACGCAGGGTGCGGCGGTCCAGCCGACCTACACGCCGACGACCCCCTCGACGCCGTCCAACACCCCGTCGCACACGCCGAGCAGCAAGCCGCCGACGTCCACGCCTCCGTCGCACACGCCGACGCAGACGCCGACCCAGACCCCCACGCAGACGCCGACGCAGACCCCCACGCAGACGCCGACGCAGACGCCGACGGGCGGCATCACGAACAACCCGCTCGATCCGGGCGCAAGCAGCGGCCAGGGCTTCGGTCAGTAG